The proteins below are encoded in one region of Nitrospirota bacterium:
- the kdpA gene encoding potassium-transporting ATPase subunit KdpA, translating into MTGNDILQIVIFFGVLWLLAKPLGVYMARVYEGKPSGLDRVLGPVERLFYRICGIKPDEEMSWKKYAGAVLLFSAAGFFLVYFLQRLQGFLPLNPQKFQAVSPDSSFNTAISFITNTNWQGYGGESTMSYLSQMVGLGVQNFVSAAAGMAVLVALIRGFARHSAQTIGNFWFDLTRSTLYILMPLALIWSLLLVSQGVVQTFSEYKTVSLTQTISYDNPKLDAQGNPIKDEKGNPVTEKAEMKEQVIPLGPAASQIAIKQLGTNGGGFFNVNSAHPFENSTAFSNFLEMLALIMIPAALCITFGKMVGDKRQGWALLSAMTIVLVTLMALCTWSEQGGNPRFTSIGVDQQASNMQPGGNMEGKEARFGIVNSAIWATATTAASNGSVNSMHDSFTPMGGLYPLVLIQLGEVIFGGVGSGLYGMLIMAIITVFIAGLMVGRTPEYLGKKIEMFEMKMASVAVLVVNALVKIGTAVGVGTTAGAAGVANPGPHGFSEILYAFSSAANNNGSAFAGLSANTFFYNTALGLTMFIGRFWVIIPVLAIAGSLAKKKQVPAGLGTLPTHTPLFVALLIGVIVIVGALTFMPAWALGPIAEHMMAAR; encoded by the coding sequence ATGACTGGCAACGATATATTGCAGATAGTTATATTTTTCGGTGTTCTGTGGCTCCTCGCAAAACCGCTTGGGGTCTACATGGCGCGGGTTTACGAAGGGAAGCCTTCGGGCCTGGACCGAGTGCTCGGGCCTGTTGAGCGCCTTTTCTACCGGATATGCGGCATCAAGCCCGACGAGGAAATGAGCTGGAAGAAGTACGCGGGAGCGGTGCTTCTGTTCAGCGCGGCAGGATTCTTCTTAGTCTATTTCCTGCAGCGCTTACAGGGGTTTCTACCTCTGAATCCGCAAAAGTTTCAGGCCGTCTCCCCCGACTCTTCTTTCAATACGGCCATCAGTTTTATCACGAACACCAACTGGCAGGGATACGGCGGCGAATCGACGATGAGCTACCTCTCCCAGATGGTCGGACTGGGAGTGCAGAATTTCGTATCCGCGGCGGCAGGTATGGCCGTGCTCGTTGCCCTGATCCGCGGGTTTGCCAGGCACTCGGCCCAGACTATCGGGAACTTCTGGTTCGATCTCACCCGCTCCACGCTTTACATCCTGATGCCCCTTGCGCTGATCTGGTCCCTGCTCCTGGTCTCCCAGGGTGTTGTGCAAACCTTCAGCGAATACAAGACCGTTTCGCTCACCCAGACCATCTCCTACGATAACCCGAAGCTCGATGCTCAGGGCAACCCGATTAAGGATGAAAAGGGCAATCCCGTGACGGAAAAAGCGGAGATGAAGGAGCAGGTCATACCGCTCGGCCCTGCAGCCTCACAGATCGCGATCAAGCAGCTCGGCACGAACGGCGGCGGGTTCTTCAACGTTAATTCGGCCCATCCCTTCGAGAACTCGACAGCGTTCTCCAATTTTCTTGAAATGCTGGCGCTCATTATGATACCCGCGGCTCTCTGTATCACCTTCGGCAAGATGGTCGGAGACAAGCGCCAAGGGTGGGCCTTACTTTCCGCAATGACGATCGTCCTCGTCACCCTGATGGCTTTATGTACCTGGAGCGAGCAGGGCGGCAATCCGCGCTTCACATCCATAGGCGTTGATCAACAGGCAAGTAATATGCAGCCGGGCGGCAACATGGAAGGAAAAGAAGCGCGCTTCGGGATCGTGAACTCAGCGATATGGGCCACGGCAACAACAGCGGCCTCGAACGGCTCGGTCAACTCCATGCACGACTCCTTCACACCCATGGGCGGCCTGTACCCGCTGGTGCTGATCCAGTTGGGAGAGGTCATCTTCGGCGGAGTTGGCTCCGGGCTCTACGGCATGTTGATCATGGCCATCATTACAGTCTTCATAGCCGGTCTCATGGTCGGCCGCACGCCGGAATATCTCGGGAAAAAGATCGAGATGTTCGAGATGAAGATGGCCTCGGTCGCGGTGCTCGTCGTGAATGCGCTGGTCAAGATCGGCACGGCTGTCGGCGTCGGGACAACTGCGGGAGCAGCGGGAGTAGCGAACCCCGGTCCGCATGGATTTTCCGAGATCCTCTACGCCTTCTCATCTGCAGCGAACAACAACGGCAGCGCCTTTGCGGGGCTTTCCGCCAACACGTTCTTCTATAACACTGCACTCGGGTTGACCATGTTCATCGGCCGGTTCTGGGTGATCATCCCGGTGCTTGCCATTGCCGGTTCGCTCGCGAAGAAAAAGCAGGTCCCTGCCGGTTTGGGAACGCTGCCGACCCATACGCCCTTGTTCGTTGCGCTTTTGATCGGGGTCATCGTGATCGTCGGAGCGTTGACCTTCATGCCGGCCTGGGCCCTGGGACCAATTGCCGAGCACATGATGGCCGCACGCTAA
- the kdpB gene encoding potassium-transporting ATPase subunit KdpB, giving the protein MSSKSRKRSLFEPAIVKKALWDSVRKLNPVHQIKNPVMFVVEIGSILTTLLFFHAILTGKGEASPSFILQISMWLWITVLFANFAESMAEGRGKAQAESLRKTRRDVMAKRLAKPKPDADVTQVASSQLKKGDVVLVEAGDVIPMDGEIIDGVASVNESAVTGESAPVIRESGGDRSAVTGGTTVLSDWLVVRITTSPGETFLDRMISMVEGAKRQKTPNEIALDILLAGMTIIFLLVCVTLLPYSLFSVKAAGQGAPVTITVLVALLVCLIPTTIGGLLSAIGIAGMDRMIQANVIATSGRAVEAAGDVDVLLLDKTGTITLGNRQATEFIPAPGVHVGALADAAQLASLADETPEGRSIVVLAKEKYELRARDIHTIGAEFVPFTAQTRMSGVNLENREIRKGAADSVEKYVQKKGGKFPPDVRSIVDDIANKGATPLVVAEGNKVLGVIRLNDIVKGGIKERFAEMRKMGIKTVMITGDNPLTAAAVAAEAGVDDFLAEATPEAKLKLIREQQKGGRLVAMTGDGTNDAPALAQADVAVAMHTGTQAAKEAGNLVDLDSNPTKLIQIVEIGKQLLMTRGTLTTFSIANDVAKYFAILPAAFISIYPALGALNIMGLATPQSAVLSAVIFNALIIIFLVPLALRGVKYRPLGASVVLRNNALIYGVGGLIVPFIGIKLVDMIITALHIV; this is encoded by the coding sequence ATGAGCAGTAAATCGAGAAAACGATCGCTCTTTGAACCGGCGATCGTAAAAAAAGCATTATGGGATTCAGTCAGAAAATTGAATCCAGTACACCAGATCAAGAACCCTGTCATGTTTGTCGTGGAAATCGGCAGTATCTTGACGACGCTCCTGTTTTTCCACGCAATCCTGACGGGAAAAGGCGAGGCGTCCCCTTCCTTTATTCTGCAGATATCCATGTGGCTCTGGATCACGGTGCTCTTCGCCAATTTTGCCGAGTCCATGGCCGAAGGCCGGGGCAAGGCACAGGCCGAATCGCTGCGCAAAACACGGCGTGACGTGATGGCCAAACGCCTGGCGAAGCCGAAACCGGATGCGGATGTGACACAGGTCGCGTCCTCGCAGCTTAAGAAAGGCGACGTCGTTCTTGTGGAAGCAGGGGACGTCATCCCCATGGACGGCGAGATCATCGATGGCGTGGCCTCGGTCAATGAAAGCGCCGTGACCGGCGAAAGCGCGCCCGTGATCCGCGAAAGCGGAGGAGACCGGAGCGCGGTCACGGGCGGCACCACGGTGCTGTCCGACTGGCTGGTCGTGCGGATCACGACGAGCCCCGGCGAGACATTCCTCGACCGTATGATCAGCATGGTGGAGGGGGCGAAGCGCCAGAAAACGCCGAACGAGATCGCCCTCGACATTCTGCTCGCAGGCATGACGATCATATTTCTGCTCGTGTGCGTGACTCTCCTTCCCTATTCTCTCTTCAGCGTCAAGGCGGCTGGCCAGGGTGCGCCGGTCACCATCACCGTGCTCGTGGCCCTTCTCGTATGCCTCATCCCGACCACGATCGGCGGACTACTGTCGGCAATTGGCATCGCGGGCATGGACCGGATGATCCAGGCAAATGTGATCGCAACGTCGGGACGGGCCGTGGAAGCAGCCGGTGACGTTGATGTGCTTTTGCTTGATAAAACCGGCACTATCACCCTCGGAAACCGGCAGGCAACGGAATTTATTCCCGCACCGGGAGTGCATGTTGGAGCTCTTGCCGACGCGGCACAGCTTGCCTCTCTGGCTGACGAAACTCCAGAAGGCCGGAGCATCGTCGTCCTTGCCAAGGAGAAATATGAGCTCCGGGCGAGGGACATTCATACTATCGGCGCGGAGTTTGTCCCTTTCACGGCGCAGACGCGGATGAGCGGGGTAAACCTCGAGAACCGTGAAATCCGTAAAGGCGCAGCGGATTCAGTTGAAAAGTACGTCCAAAAAAAGGGCGGGAAGTTCCCTCCCGATGTCCGATCGATCGTCGATGATATTGCGAACAAAGGCGCAACACCGCTCGTGGTTGCCGAGGGGAATAAAGTGCTCGGTGTCATCCGCTTAAACGATATCGTCAAGGGTGGAATCAAGGAGCGCTTTGCCGAGATGCGTAAGATGGGGATCAAGACGGTCATGATAACCGGCGACAACCCGCTGACCGCGGCAGCCGTCGCGGCAGAAGCCGGGGTGGACGACTTCCTGGCCGAGGCAACACCCGAGGCAAAGCTCAAGCTTATCCGGGAACAGCAGAAAGGCGGGAGGCTCGTGGCCATGACCGGAGACGGCACGAACGACGCGCCGGCCCTGGCACAGGCGGACGTGGCCGTTGCCATGCACACCGGCACCCAGGCCGCGAAGGAAGCAGGGAACCTAGTGGACCTTGATTCGAACCCCACCAAGCTCATCCAGATCGTCGAGATCGGAAAGCAGCTTTTGATGACCCGCGGCACGCTCACGACCTTCAGCATCGCGAACGACGTGGCGAAATATTTCGCCATTCTGCCTGCCGCGTTCATTTCGATCTATCCGGCACTCGGTGCGCTGAACATCATGGGCCTGGCCACGCCACAGAGCGCCGTGTTGTCTGCAGTGATCTTTAACGCTTTGATCATCATCTTCCTGGTGCCCCTGGCGCTTCGCGGCGTGAAATACCGGCCTCTGGGCGCCTCGGTGGTCCTGCGGAACAACGCCCTGATTTACGGCGTCGGCGGGTTGATCGTGCCGTTTATCGGCATCAAACTGGTCGATATGATTATAACGGCATTGCACATTGTTTAA